The nucleotide sequence CGTCGTGCTCGTGTTCCCCCGGGATCTCCATGCCCACCCGACCAACGTCTGCATTCTCGATCCCATCGGCCTGGGTCTTTTCGGGCGCCGCACCGGCGATGTCTACGAAGTGCGCAACAAGCGCGGCGAGACCCTGTACCAGGTCGAAGAAATTCTCTACCAGCCCGAAGCCGCGGGCGACTTCCACATTTAACCCCGTCACGCCAATTCGCGTGCAAGGAGGTACCCCCATGACCAAAAACATCTGGACCACCGCGACCGACATGGCCCGACTGCGCGCCTGCATTGAAGCCCTCGGCCCCCAGGCCGATCGTCGCGACCGCCCCCACCTCGACGAACTCGAGCAGGAACTCGATCGCGCCAGGATAATCAAGAACCCGAAAAGGACCCCCGCAGACGTCGTCACCATGCGCTCCGTAGTCGCGCTGGAAAACCTCACCACGGGCCGCGCCCTTTCCTGCGCTCTGGTCTATCCCGAAGAAGGTGAGGCGGAATCCAATCAGATTTCCGTGCTCGCGCCCCTCGGCACCGCCATGCTCGGCCAGCGCGTGGGGCGCACCTTCAAAGTGCGCCTGCCCAAAGGCACCGCCGAGTTTCGCGTCTCGGCCATCGAATACCAGCCCGAGGCCGCAGGGGATTTTGATCGCTGAACGCCCGGACCCGCCCGCCCGAGATATGCCGAGGGGGGCCGCGCCTCGCACCTGCGGGCCTGAATTCGCTATGCTTCCCGCCTGTGGTGCCGGTTCATCACCCCACACCAAGAGGAGATTCCATGCGATTTGTTGCCCTGTTGCTCGTGCTCGCCGCGAACACGATTGCCGCCGATAGCCCCGTACACGTTCAGGCCCACCGCGGTGGACTTCGGGAAGTCCCGGAGAATACCCTTGCCGCCTTTCAGCACGCGTGGGCGCTGGGGGCCGCACCCGAGATCGATATCCGCACCACGAGCGACGGCATCATCATCTGCCTCCACGACGAGACCCTGAAGCGCACCACCAGCGCCACGCTCAACGCCGACACCCCCGTCAGCCAGTTGACCCTTGCGGAGGTGCAGGAACCCGACGCGGGCGCCTGGTTCGACCCGAAATTCGCGGGCGAAAAAGTGCCTGAGCTCCGCAGCGTGCTGGAGATCCTCCGCGATCACAAGAACTATGAGGTCTACCTCGACCTGAAATCCGTCGATCTGCAGCGCCTGGCCGCCCTCATCAAGGAGTATGGTGTGGCGAAACAGATCATTTTTGCCCACAACAAAGCCGAGTCCTGCCGCGAAATCAAAGCGGCCGTGCCCGATCTCCGCGCCGGCGTCTGGATTGGCGGCACCGCCAACGATATCTACACGAAGTTTCAGAAGCTCGCCAGCGAGGACTTCGCCGGTCTCGATCTGGTCCAGCTCCACTTGAATACCGAAGCCTCGGGAGACTGGCCCTATGCCCTCTCCCGGGCCCAGCTCCATCAGGCCGTGGCCCTCACCCAGGCCGCGGGTATCGAACTGGAAGTACTGCCCGAACACTTTACCTGTGACGAACTGGGCGAACTCCTGGCCATGAACATCCGCTGGTACGCCACCGACGAACCCAGAAAATTCAAGGACTGTCTCGACGCGCTCAATGCGAAAGAATTCCTGGCCAATGGCGTCACCGCCCACCGGGGGGACTCCGGTGCATTCCCCGAAAACACCCTCCCGGCCATCGAAAGCGCCTTGAAACTCGGCGCGGACTGGATTGAAATCGATGTCCAGCGATCGAAGGACGGCGCCCTCGTGGTCATCCACGACGAAAGCACCGGACGCACCGGCAATCGCGATATCCCCGTGGCATCCACCACCCTCCAGGAACTTCGCGCCGTGGACGTGGCCGCCGCGTTCCGCAAAGATAAAGGCCTCGATGAAACCACGTGCCCGCCCGAACCCATGCCCACGCTGCGCCAGGTGCTGATGCGCATCATCCGCCAGGAAAAAACCCGCCTCTCCATTCAGCCCAAGGCCGACGTGGTGGACGAGGCCATCGCCCTGATCAAGGAAGTGAACGCCCAGGACTGGGTGGGCTTCAACGACGGCGACCTGGCAAAGATGAAGCGCGTGAAAGAGCTCGCCCCCGAAATCCCCGTGTTCTGGGACCGCCCCGCCGACTTCCCGGCAGCACAGGACATCGCCACGGCGAAGGAACTGGGCTTCGAGTCCATCGTGGTCAATGCCGCCGGAGCCAGCCGGGAAATCATTGCCGCCATTATCGCCGCCGGCCTCGAATCCGGCGCGTGGACGGTAAACGATGAAAGCGAAAT is from Candidatus Hydrogenedentota bacterium and encodes:
- a CDS encoding GreA/GreB family elongation factor gives rise to the protein MTKNIWTTATDMARLRACIEALGPQADRRDRPHLDELEQELDRARIIKNPKRTPADVVTMRSVVALENLTTGRALSCALVYPEEGEAESNQISVLAPLGTAMLGQRVGRTFKVRLPKGTAEFRVSAIEYQPEAAGDFDR